The following proteins are co-located in the Gossypium hirsutum isolate 1008001.06 chromosome A02, Gossypium_hirsutum_v2.1, whole genome shotgun sequence genome:
- the LOC107951150 gene encoding NAC domain-containing protein 43-like, whose amino-acid sequence MSEDMNLSINGQSQVPPGFRFHPTEEELLHYYLRKKVAYEKIDLDVIQEVDLNKLEPWDIQEKCRIGSTPQNDWYFFSHKDKKYPTGTRTNRATAAGFWKATGRDKIIYSGFRRIGLRKTLVFYKGRAPHGQKSDWIMHEYRLDDNTTTHDSNGSNPIGDSVTEDGWVVCRVFRKKNYLKTLESPKSNSSSTGHDLKTHMLSSGGNDGVLDQILHYMGRTCKMESDSLNNINNMPIPNNNPRMLVGNNAGTNDGFHDHERFMHLPRLESPTLPSLCYQSIEDMLTETEHQGGGCGGGGNNETKNGVNDWVTLDQLVASQLSGQVETSKQLSCFSDPNAVFSLCHDDGIQLSHLNLQRSNQSSQVYSNNDNDLWSLTRPSSSPSSSDPLCHLSV is encoded by the exons ATGTCAGAAGACATGAATCTATCAATAAATGGGCAGTCTCAGGTCCCTCCTGGTTTTAGATTTCATCCCACAGAGGAAGAGCTCCTTCACTATTATCTTAGAAAAAAAGTGGCTTACGAAAAGATTGACCTTGATGTTATCCAGGAAGTTGATCTCAACAAGCTTGAGCCTTGGGATATTCAAG AAAAGTGTAGGATAGGATCCACTCCACAAAATGATTGGTATTTCTTCAGCCACAAGGATAAGAAATACCCGACCGGGACTCGAACCAATCGTGCTACCGCTGCCGGATTCTGGAAAGCAACCGGCCGTGATAAGATTATATATAGTGGATTTAGGAGAATTGGGCTGAGGAAAACATTGGTGTTTTATAAAGGCAGAGCTCCACATGGTCAAAAATCTGATTGGATTATGCATGAGTATAGACTTGATGATAACACTACCACCCATGACTCTAAT GGTTCGAACCCCATCGGAGATTCGGTGACGGAAGATGGGTGGGTGGTTTGCCGTGTGTTCAGAAAGAAGAATTATTTGAAAACCCTAGAGAGTCCTAAAAGTAATTCGTCCTCCACCGGTCATGATTTAAAGACACACATGCTTAGCTCAGGAGGCAACGATGGTGTCTTGGATCAAATCCTTCATTACATGGGAAGGACTTGTAAGATGGAGAGTGATTCATTGAACAACATCAACAACATGCCCATCCCCAACAACAATCCGAGGATGCTTGTTGGAAACAACGCAGGAACCAACGATGGGTTCCATGACCATGAAAGGTTCATGCATCTCCCTAGGCTTGAAAGCCCAACTCTCCCTTCGCTTTGTTACCAATCCATCGAAGACATGCTGACCGAAACCGAACACCAAGGTGGAGGTTGTGGCGGTGGTGGTAATAATGAGACCAAAAATGGGGTAAATGACTGGGTCACACTGGACCAACTGGTGGCATCCCAGCTAAGTGGTCAAGTAGAGACAAGCAAGCAACTATCATGTTTTAGTGACCCTAATGCGGTTTTTAGTCTTTGTCACGATGATGGTATTCAATTATCGCATTTAAACTTACAGAGATCAAATCAAAGCTCACAGGTCTACAGCAACAACGACAATGATCTATGGAGCTTGACCAGGCCATCGTCTTCACCGTCTTCATCTGATCCCTTATGCCATCTGTCGGTATAA
- the LOC107952209 gene encoding uncharacterized protein, protein MDKVRLIQDYLKTVSDKQKSYSNMKRRDIEYSVGDKVFFKVSLWKKVIRFGRKDKLSLRFIRLYWILKCVRPVAYHLELPLELNRTQNVFHVSMLRWYRSDPSHIVSVDEIEIRPDLTFKEKLVQILDRDVKVLRRMFIALVTWEPEDSIQ, encoded by the coding sequence atggataaagttagactaattcaGGATTATCTTAAGACGGTTTCTGATAAGCAGAAGTCATATTCGAATATGAAGAGGAGAGATATCGAGTATTCTGTGGGTGATAAAGTCTTCTTTAaggtatctctgtggaagaaggtAATTCGGTTTGGACGTAAGGACAAATTAAGCCTTAGGTTCATTAGGCTATATTGGATTCTAAAATGTGTGCGTCCAGTCGCCTATCATttagagctacctctagagttgaaTCGTACTCAAaatgtgttccatgtctctatgCTAAGGTGGTATCGGTCGGACCCATCTCATATCGTGTCTGTTGATGAGATTGAGATAAGACCGGATTTGACTTTTAAGGAGAAGTTAGTTCAGATTCtggatcgagacgttaaggtCTTAAGAAGGATGTTTATTGCGTTAgttacttgggaacctgaggactcgattCAATAG